One window of the Daphnia pulex isolate KAP4 chromosome 8, ASM2113471v1 genome contains the following:
- the LOC124200590 gene encoding flagellar attachment zone protein 1-like, with protein MKVVRKTPEFSKKVKISCIYKFLVVGNPQKLVPFLTVKEKSWSERYQASNESDRTYSEWQLAYKEWERVDSEIKKLPKIDSIIHLPIDKNQIQNLIDAYQLNEKRACAESQRNMGYATAAASLEKYLWKKVEVDMISEMYERHRVELGRVRSERQRYQTEYLHLQKEEMDRLAARIVNYQQDRHEWTKEEQDKLDMKRRIALMTKTSSDQQERCQIEMERLRCENEKVKDKYNSSQTDLVRITQKLEQEEQDKEKLKVKFQESSQASQKELDRLVEEREKLAKEILTTKTENERLRKELESSQQGAKEEVIKLQNIIVSMQNELDRLNVEWEKTLSAYIMSHGKEAAVRD; from the coding sequence atgaaagtggtACGTAAAACCCcagaattttcgaaaaaagtcaaaatttcgtgcatttacaaatttttggtGGTTGGCAACCCCCAAAAATTGGTACCCTTTTTAACAGTGAAGGAGAAGAGCTGGAGCGAGAGATATCAAGCCTCAAACGAGAGCGATCGAACCTACAGCGAATGGCAGCTAGCTTACAAAGAGTGGGAGCGAGTCGACAGCGAGATAAAGAAGCTACCCAAGATAGACTCGATAATACATTTGCCGAtcgataaaaatcaaatccaaaatttgattGACGCGTACCAGCTGAACGAAAAGAGAGCATGCGCTGAATCCCAGCGTAATATGGGTTATgcaacggcggcggcgtcgtTGGAGAAATATCTATGGAAGAAAGTGGAAGTGGATATGATCTCGGAGATGTACGAACGGCACCGGGTGGAGCTGGGCCGTGTCCGGTCAGAACGCCAGCGCTACCAGACCGAGTATTTACATttacaaaaggaagaaatggaCCGGTTGGCCGCCCGCATCGTCAACTACCAGCAGGATCGGCACGAGTGGACCAAGGAAGAGCAGGACAAGTTGGACATGAAACGGCGGATCGCTCTGATGACCAAGACCAGCAGCGACCAGCAGGAACGCTGCCAAATAGAGATGGAGCGACTCCGCTGTGAAAACGAGAAAGTCAAGGACAAGTACAACAGCTCGCAGACGGATTTGGTGCGGATAACGCAGAAGCTGGAACAGGAGGAGCAGGACAAGGAAAAACTCAAAGTCAAGTTCCAGGAGAGCAGCCAGGCTTCGCAGAAAGAGTTGGATCGATTGGTGGAGGAGCGCGAGAAATTGGCCAAGGAGATCCTGACGACCAAGACGGAAAACGAGCGGTTGCGTAAAGAGCTCGAGTCCAGCCAGCAAGGAGCCAAAGAGGAGGTGATCAAGTTGCAGAACATAATCGTTTCTATGCAAAACGAGCTGGACCGGCTCAACGTCGAGTGGGAGAAAACGCTCTCAGCCTACATTATGTCGCATGGTAAAGAAGCAGCAGTTAGAGATTAA